A genomic region of Blattabacterium cuenoti contains the following coding sequences:
- a CDS encoding alpha/beta fold hydrolase: MILNSKIYGSGPPILVFHGLFGNGKNWISFAKKFEKTYQVHLLDIRNHGNSFISDKMNYDIISTDILKYICFYELNHPILLGHSMGGRAVMKFSIKYPIIPQKVIIVDISPKAYIDINQKKLIYILKKVDFNIIKSRKDLDFFLKIWIDDMKVRSFFSKCTKRQKNGKLCFSFSLLNIEKNYDSLIHKEIKNGLYHGPTLFLRGEYSNYLLHKDHYSIRKLFPKYRICTIKKSNHWIHIDNPTDFYKEVSVFLNET; the protein is encoded by the coding sequence ATGATATTAAATTCTAAAATTTATGGATCTGGTCCTCCTATTTTAGTTTTTCATGGTTTGTTTGGAAATGGAAAAAATTGGATTTCTTTTGCTAAAAAATTTGAAAAAACTTATCAAGTTCATTTATTAGACATTAGGAATCATGGAAATAGTTTTATTTCAGATAAAATGAATTATGATATCATATCAACAGATATATTAAAATATATTTGTTTTTATGAATTAAATCATCCTATATTATTAGGACATTCTATGGGAGGAAGGGCAGTTATGAAATTTTCTATTAAATATCCTATTATTCCACAAAAAGTGATAATTGTGGATATTAGCCCTAAAGCTTACATTGATATTAATCAAAAAAAACTAATCTATATTTTAAAAAAAGTAGATTTCAATATCATTAAAAGCAGAAAAGATCTTGATTTTTTTTTAAAAATCTGGATAGATGATATGAAAGTCAGGTCATTTTTTTCTAAGTGTACTAAAAGACAAAAAAATGGAAAATTATGTTTTTCTTTTTCTTTATTAAATATTGAAAAAAATTATGATTCTTTAATTCATAAAGAAATAAAAAATGGTTTATATCATGGCCCTACACTATTTTTACGAGGAGAATATTCGAATTATCTTCTTCATAAAGACCATTATTCTATACGTAAGTTATTTCCTAAATATAGAATTTGTACTATAAAAAAATCTAATCATTGGATTCATATAGACAATCCTACAGACTTCTACAAGGAAGTAAGTGTTTTTTTAAACGAA
- a CDS encoding pyridoxine 5'-phosphate synthase, with protein MVNLSVNINKIATLRNARCGNIPNVLQVAIDVQKFGCQGITIHPRPDERHITYKDVYDISSVITTELNIEGNPTEKFMNLVLDVKPSQVTLVPDSEDVITSNSGWNTFLYQDFLTDKIKKLKDYGIRTSIFLDPKPELVPYAAKTGADRIELYTGYFAIGYEDKKWNCIDIYVDTAKIAVDNHMLINAGHDLNLDNISFLIKKIPYISEVSIGHALINESIYMGLENTIQSYLKKIHKVLK; from the coding sequence ATGGTAAACTTAAGTGTAAATATTAATAAAATAGCTACATTAAGAAATGCAAGATGTGGGAATATTCCTAATGTTTTGCAGGTCGCAATAGATGTTCAAAAATTTGGATGTCAAGGAATAACTATTCATCCACGTCCTGATGAAAGACATATTACATATAAGGATGTTTATGATATAAGTTCTGTTATTACAACAGAATTGAACATAGAGGGAAATCCTACTGAAAAATTTATGAATTTAGTATTAGATGTTAAGCCTTCACAAGTAACTTTAGTTCCTGATTCTGAAGATGTAATAACATCAAATTCTGGATGGAATACTTTCTTGTATCAAGATTTTTTGACAGATAAAATTAAAAAATTAAAAGATTATGGAATTCGTACTTCCATTTTTTTAGATCCAAAACCTGAATTAGTCCCATATGCAGCTAAAACAGGAGCAGATAGGATAGAATTATATACAGGCTATTTTGCTATAGGATATGAAGATAAAAAATGGAATTGTATTGATATATATGTTGATACAGCAAAAATTGCTGTTGATAATCATATGTTAATTAATGCTGGACATGATTTAAATTTGGATAATATTTCTTTTTTAATAAAAAAAATCCCCTATATATCAGAGGTATCAATTGGACATGCTTTAATTAACGAATCTATATATATGGGATTAGAAAATACAATACAAAGTTATTTAAAAAAAATTCATAAAGTATTAAAATGA